The following proteins are encoded in a genomic region of Eulemur rufifrons isolate Redbay chromosome 18, OSU_ERuf_1, whole genome shotgun sequence:
- the PGBD1 gene encoding piggyBac transposable element-derived protein 1 isoform X2 — translation MAKARDAHQGADPGDTGARAVPDHPAQGAPGMCADVSSGEWGGSSDSAGEYRDRTWRHRTAGPVPQGLARLQEESPRDKAAVPEFNPARSQTSVKTEEETAQAPDPQEWPHLSLAQRNLCGNSAQEKVASLSLMTEEIVTKDGLFNAKQETYEEMKQGWEASEIPNRDHAPQIPYIPVPTERTVAHLNTLKDRHPGDLWARMHISSLEYAAGDITRKGRKKDKARVSELLQGLAFSGDSDVEEDNEPETQPAQKKLKVSSVPEKNWTKRDIKPNFPSWSVLDSGLLNLKNEKLNPVELFELFFDDETFNLIVSETNNYASQKNVSLEVTVQEMRCVFGVLLLSGFVRRPRRGMYWEIPDADQNLVRDAIRRDRFELIFSYLHFADNGHLDQKDKFTKLRPLIKQMNKNFLLYAPLEEYYCFDKSMCECFDSDQFLNGKPIRIGYKIWCGTTTQGYLVWFEPYQEESSMKAYEDLGLGLGGNLVMNFADVLLERGQYPYHLCFDSFFTSVKLVSALKKKGVRATGMIRENRTEKCPLMNAEHMKKMKRGYFDFRVEENDEIILCRWYGDGIISLCSNAVGIEPVSEINCFADDEEIPQISQPSIVKVYNEGKEGVAKMDQIISKYRVRIRSKKWYSILVSYMIDVAMNNAWQLHRACNPGASLDVLDFRRCVAYFYLEHNANLSD, via the exons ATGGCTAAGGCCAGAGATGCACACCAAGGAGCAGATCCTGGAGATACTGGTGCTCGAGCAGTTCCTGACCATCCTGCCCAAGGAGCTCCAGGCATGTGTGCAGATGTATCCTCTGGAGAGTGGGGAGGAAGTAGTGACAGTGCTGGAGAATATAGAGACAGGACGTGGAGACACAGGACAGCAG GGCCTGTTCCCCAGGGACTAGCCCGTCTCCAGGAAGAAAGCCCCAGAGACAAGGCAGCAGTGCCTGAGTTTAACCCAGCCAGGTCCCAG acaTCAGTGAAGACTGAGGAAGAAACAGCCCAGGCCCCTGACCCACAGGAGTGGCCACATCTGAGTCTGGCTCAGAGGAACCTCTGTGGGAACTCAGCTCAGGAGAAGGTTGCGAGCCTCAGTCTTATGA cTGAAGAAATTGTAACTAAAGACGGATTGTTTAATGCAAAGCAAGAAACTTATGAAGAAATGAAACAAGGTTGGGAGGCCTCAGAAATACCCAACAG aGATCATGCACCCCAGATCCCTTATATTCCTGTCCCTACTGAAAGGACAGTTGCACATTTGAACACTCTGAAGGACCGTCACCCGGGGGACTTATGGGCCCGGATGCACATTTCCTCCTTGGAATATGCTGCAGGAGATATTACccgaaaagggagaaaaaaagacaaagcgcGAGTGAGTGAACTACTCCAAGGCCTCGCATTTTCTGGTGACTCAGATGTGGAGGAAGATAATGAGCCTGAGACCCAGCCTGCTCAAAAGAAGCTAAAGGTGTCAAGTGTCCCAGAAAAGAATTGGACCAAAAGAGACATTAAACCCAACTTTCCAAGCTGGTCAGTCCTGGATTCTGGACTTTTGAATCTCAAGAATGAAAAGTTGAATCCAGTAGagctctttgaattattttttgatgatgAAACATTCAACTTAATTGTCAGTGAAACCAATAATTATGCTTCTCAGAAAAATGTCAGCTTGGAAGTTACAGTTCAGGAAATGAGGTGTGTGTTTGGTGTTCTGCTTTTGAGTGGATTTGTGAGGCGTCCCAGAAGGGGAATGTATTGGGAAATCCCTGATGCTGACCAGAACTTGGTTAGAGATGCTATTAGAAGGGACAGATTTGAATTGATTTTCTCATACCTGCACTTTGCAGATAATGGCCACCTAGATCAAAAAGATAAGTTTACAAAACTGAGGCCTCtcataaaacaaatgaataaaaatttcctCTTGTATGCTCCCCTAGAAGAATACTATTGCTTTGATAAGTCAATGTGTGAATGCTTTGATAGTGACCAATTCCTGAATGGAAAGCCTATTAGAATTGGCTATAAAATTTGGTGTGGTACAACCACACAGGGTTATCTGGTTTGGTTTGAACCCTATCAAGAAGAATCAAGTATGAAGGCATATGAAGATCTTGGCCTTGGGTTAGGTGGAAATCTAGTGATGAACTTTGCCGACGTTCTTTTAGAGAGAGGTCAATATCCCTATCACCTGTGTTTTGATAGCTTCTTTACAAGTGTTAAATTAGTGTCAGCCTTGAAGAAGAAGGGAGTGAGGGCAACAGGAATGATTCGTGAGAACAGGACTGAAAAATGCCCCCTTATGAATGcagaacatatgaaaaaaatgaagaggggGTATTTTGATTTCCGAGTGGAAGAAAATGATGAGATAATTTTGTGTCGTTGGTATGGTGATGGCATTATCAGTCTGTGCTCCAATGCTGTAGGTATAGAACCAGTTAGTGAGATAAATTGTTTTGCTGATGATGAAGAGATCCCTCAGATAAGTCAACCATCCATAGTGAAAGTGTACAATGAAGGCAAGGAAGGTGTAGCTAAAATGGatcaaattatttccaaatataggGTGAGGATAAGAAGCAAGAAATGGTACTCAATTTTGGTGAGCTACATGATTGATGTAGCCATGAACAATGCATGGCAACTACACAGAGCCTGTAACCCAGGTGCCTCTCTAGACGTCTTGGATTTTCGGAGATGTGTTGCGTATTTCTACTTGGAACACAATGCTAATCTGTCAGATTAA
- the PGBD1 gene encoding piggyBac transposable element-derived protein 1 isoform X1: MYEALPGPALENEDGSVKVKEEDPTWEQLCNAQEGGSHTQELCRLRFRQFCYQEASGPQEALAQLREFCHQWLRPEMHTKEQILEILVLEQFLTILPKELQACVQMYPLESGEEVVTVLENIETGRGDTGQQASVYIQGQNMHLEVTDYHGVSLECQNLQLLPGESTLKCEPPQLHQENPQEVSGPVPQGLARLQEESPRDKAAVPEFNPARSQTSVKTEEETAQAPDPQEWPHLSLAQRNLCGNSAQEKVASLSLMTEEIVTKDGLFNAKQETYEEMKQGWEASEIPNRDHAPQIPYIPVPTERTVAHLNTLKDRHPGDLWARMHISSLEYAAGDITRKGRKKDKARVSELLQGLAFSGDSDVEEDNEPETQPAQKKLKVSSVPEKNWTKRDIKPNFPSWSVLDSGLLNLKNEKLNPVELFELFFDDETFNLIVSETNNYASQKNVSLEVTVQEMRCVFGVLLLSGFVRRPRRGMYWEIPDADQNLVRDAIRRDRFELIFSYLHFADNGHLDQKDKFTKLRPLIKQMNKNFLLYAPLEEYYCFDKSMCECFDSDQFLNGKPIRIGYKIWCGTTTQGYLVWFEPYQEESSMKAYEDLGLGLGGNLVMNFADVLLERGQYPYHLCFDSFFTSVKLVSALKKKGVRATGMIRENRTEKCPLMNAEHMKKMKRGYFDFRVEENDEIILCRWYGDGIISLCSNAVGIEPVSEINCFADDEEIPQISQPSIVKVYNEGKEGVAKMDQIISKYRVRIRSKKWYSILVSYMIDVAMNNAWQLHRACNPGASLDVLDFRRCVAYFYLEHNANLSD, from the exons ATGTATGAAGCTTTGCCAGGCCCTGCTCTTGAAAATGAAGATGGCTCTGTAAAAGTGAAGGAGGAAGATCCCACCTGGGAGCAGTTGTGCAACGCACAGGAGGGCGGTTCCCACACTCAGGAGCTTTGCCGCTTGCGCTTTCGGCAATTCTGCTACCAGGAGGCTTCTGGGCCCCAGGAAGCTCTGGCCCAACTCCGAGAATTTTGCCATCAATGGCTAAGGCCAGAGATGCACACCAAGGAGCAGATCCTGGAGATACTGGTGCTCGAGCAGTTCCTGACCATCCTGCCCAAGGAGCTCCAGGCATGTGTGCAGATGTATCCTCTGGAGAGTGGGGAGGAAGTAGTGACAGTGCTGGAGAATATAGAGACAGGACGTGGAGACACAGGACAGCAG GCCTCTGTCTACATTCAGGGACAGAACATGCACCTAGAGGTGACAGATTATCATGGAGTCTCTTTGGAATGTCAGaacctccagctcctgcctgGTGAAAGTACCTTGAAGTGTGAACCTCCACAACTTCACCAAGAGAACCCCCAAGAAGTGAGTG GGCCTGTTCCCCAGGGACTAGCCCGTCTCCAGGAAGAAAGCCCCAGAGACAAGGCAGCAGTGCCTGAGTTTAACCCAGCCAGGTCCCAG acaTCAGTGAAGACTGAGGAAGAAACAGCCCAGGCCCCTGACCCACAGGAGTGGCCACATCTGAGTCTGGCTCAGAGGAACCTCTGTGGGAACTCAGCTCAGGAGAAGGTTGCGAGCCTCAGTCTTATGA cTGAAGAAATTGTAACTAAAGACGGATTGTTTAATGCAAAGCAAGAAACTTATGAAGAAATGAAACAAGGTTGGGAGGCCTCAGAAATACCCAACAG aGATCATGCACCCCAGATCCCTTATATTCCTGTCCCTACTGAAAGGACAGTTGCACATTTGAACACTCTGAAGGACCGTCACCCGGGGGACTTATGGGCCCGGATGCACATTTCCTCCTTGGAATATGCTGCAGGAGATATTACccgaaaagggagaaaaaaagacaaagcgcGAGTGAGTGAACTACTCCAAGGCCTCGCATTTTCTGGTGACTCAGATGTGGAGGAAGATAATGAGCCTGAGACCCAGCCTGCTCAAAAGAAGCTAAAGGTGTCAAGTGTCCCAGAAAAGAATTGGACCAAAAGAGACATTAAACCCAACTTTCCAAGCTGGTCAGTCCTGGATTCTGGACTTTTGAATCTCAAGAATGAAAAGTTGAATCCAGTAGagctctttgaattattttttgatgatgAAACATTCAACTTAATTGTCAGTGAAACCAATAATTATGCTTCTCAGAAAAATGTCAGCTTGGAAGTTACAGTTCAGGAAATGAGGTGTGTGTTTGGTGTTCTGCTTTTGAGTGGATTTGTGAGGCGTCCCAGAAGGGGAATGTATTGGGAAATCCCTGATGCTGACCAGAACTTGGTTAGAGATGCTATTAGAAGGGACAGATTTGAATTGATTTTCTCATACCTGCACTTTGCAGATAATGGCCACCTAGATCAAAAAGATAAGTTTACAAAACTGAGGCCTCtcataaaacaaatgaataaaaatttcctCTTGTATGCTCCCCTAGAAGAATACTATTGCTTTGATAAGTCAATGTGTGAATGCTTTGATAGTGACCAATTCCTGAATGGAAAGCCTATTAGAATTGGCTATAAAATTTGGTGTGGTACAACCACACAGGGTTATCTGGTTTGGTTTGAACCCTATCAAGAAGAATCAAGTATGAAGGCATATGAAGATCTTGGCCTTGGGTTAGGTGGAAATCTAGTGATGAACTTTGCCGACGTTCTTTTAGAGAGAGGTCAATATCCCTATCACCTGTGTTTTGATAGCTTCTTTACAAGTGTTAAATTAGTGTCAGCCTTGAAGAAGAAGGGAGTGAGGGCAACAGGAATGATTCGTGAGAACAGGACTGAAAAATGCCCCCTTATGAATGcagaacatatgaaaaaaatgaagaggggGTATTTTGATTTCCGAGTGGAAGAAAATGATGAGATAATTTTGTGTCGTTGGTATGGTGATGGCATTATCAGTCTGTGCTCCAATGCTGTAGGTATAGAACCAGTTAGTGAGATAAATTGTTTTGCTGATGATGAAGAGATCCCTCAGATAAGTCAACCATCCATAGTGAAAGTGTACAATGAAGGCAAGGAAGGTGTAGCTAAAATGGatcaaattatttccaaatataggGTGAGGATAAGAAGCAAGAAATGGTACTCAATTTTGGTGAGCTACATGATTGATGTAGCCATGAACAATGCATGGCAACTACACAGAGCCTGTAACCCAGGTGCCTCTCTAGACGTCTTGGATTTTCGGAGATGTGTTGCGTATTTCTACTTGGAACACAATGCTAATCTGTCAGATTAA